GGCCGTGACGACGACCTGCCGCACGACGTCCCGATCCCAGGTACCGGCATGGCGCACAGCCGTACTGCTGCCGCGGCGCGCCGCCCGGTAGGTCGCGTCCGCGGCGGTCCTCGCCTTGCCTGCGACGACCCTGGCCGACTCGGAGGCCCGTTCCGAGACGACCCTCGCCGAACCGACAGCCCGTTCCGAGACGACCCTCGCCGAGCCCGCGGCCCGTTCCGAGGCGATCCGTAGCCGGTCCGGGGACCCCGAACCGTCGCCGGAACCGTCCGATCCCCGCACGGCTGCGTGTGAGGGCGTCACCTGTCGTGGCTGGGCAGGAGCTGCCTCCGACGCCGGACGCGCCCGGTCGGGGCCGTCGTCGTCGGCCACGGCCACGGCGCGCGGCTGGGCGGCTCGAAGGCGTTCGAGGACGCTCGCCGTGTCGGAGGGCGGCCCCGCCGCCGGTGTGCTGTGGTCGATCGTCGGCGGCCGGACGGGTTTGTCAGGGAGCCGGGGTCCCGGGGTCTTCGGGGTGCTCATGCGCTTTGGTGGCCTTCCGGTGTTTCTTCACAGCGAGGGTTGCCGCGGTGATGGCTCCCACCAGCGTACCGACCGCCATTCCGAGCAGGGCGCTGACGCCGGTGGGCAGGCCGGTGGAGGCTCCCGCGACGAAGCCGAGGCCGATGAGCCATGCGGTCCACAGCACGCCTCCGGCCGCCGCCGCGAGCATGAACGGGCGGAACGGGAGCTCCGCGATGCCCGCGGCGGCCACACTCGCGGTGCGCCCGCCGGGGAGGAAACGGACGGCGACGACGGCGGCGTACGTGGGCGAGGTGCCGGCCTTCTCGATGGCGCTGCGCAGCCCCCGGTGGATGGAGCGACCCCACCGGAAGCGGTCGAGGAAGTGGGTGAGCCGCCGCCGGAACAGGAGGAAGATCGCGACGTCGCCGAGCCAGCTCCCGGCGAACGTGGTGACGACGGCGAAGGGGAGGAGGAGCCGGCTGTGGGCGGACATGGTCCCGGCGCCGATCACGAGGAGTTCCGAGGGCACGACGGGAAGCACGACGTCGACGAAGATCACCGCGAACATGACGAGGAGGTAGAGCGGTGCTGGGATGTCCGTACCGGGCAGTTCCACCCTGCAAATCTACCGTCCGGGCCGCGCCTCCGGGCCGGACGGCAGGGAATGATTCAGGCGAATTCGCTGAGGGTGAGGCCGGATTCGAACTGCCGCTCGGCGCCGGTCAGCGGGTCGCGGAAGGCGATGCTGTGCGCGAGGAGCTGCAGCGGCCGGGTGTAGTCGTCCGGCGCCTGCGGATGGAGCACGGGGTAGAACGGGTCGTTGATGATCCCGAGGCCGAGCGACGCCATGTGCAGCCTCAACTGGTGCGTCTTGCCGGTGTGCGGTTGCAGCCGGTACAGCCCCCGGTCCTCGCGCTGGTCGAGCAGGCTCACAGTGGTGTGGGTGTTCGCGGGCCCCTCGACCTCCTGCGCCAGGAGGTAGGTGCGCGATTTCACGATCCGGCTCCGGACGTCGAGCGGCTCGGTGTCGAGGTGCAGTTCGGGCCGTACGGGCGCCACCGCCCGGTACTCCTTGCTGATGCGCCGGTTCTCGAAGAGCAACTGGTAGGCGCCGCGGGTCTCCGGATCGACGGAGAACATGAGGATACCCGCCGTCATCCGGTCCAGGCGGTGCATGGGGATGAGATCCGGGAGGTCCAGCCCGACGCGCAACCGGACGAGGGCGGACTCCGCGACGTACATCCCGCCCGGGGTGGTGGGCAGGAAGTGCGGCTTGTCGACGACGAGCAGATGCTCGTCCCGGTGCAGCACCGACAGCTCGACCGGCAGGCGCTCCTCCACGGGCAGCTCCCGGTAGTACCAGACGAAGGTGTGCTCGCCCAGCGGGGTGGACCGGGTCAGGACCTCGCCCCCGAGCGCGACCACCTCGCCGCGGTCGAAGCGCTCACCGATGCCGTCCGGGTCCACGTGGTCGAACCGGTCGAGGATGTACTCGAGCGCCGTCGCCCAGGGGCCTTCGGCGGGCAGCCGGAGCCGGGTCGCGTTGACGCCGTTGCGCACGGGCAGGGGAGAGCGCATCGCCATCACCGCACCACCCGCCCGTCGCCGTCCACCCCGTCAGGGTAGTGCCGCCCCGGCCGGGGTTTCCAATCGCGGCTGGCAGTGTGGGCAGTAGTAGAGCTCGCGCAGTTCGGTCTCCCGGTCCCCGAGCTGTTCGAGGGCCACGGGTGTACCGCAGCGCAGGCAGCCCCGCCGCGACCGTCCGTACACCCAGAGGGTGTTGCCGCGCAGCTGTCCCGTGGTGGCCCGGGTGGTGCGTGCCTTGTTCGCCTCGAGGAGCTTCTTGGACAGTTCGACCATGCGCGGCAGGTTGGGCACCTCACCGGTGGGCGTGAGCGGGTGGACACCGGCCAGGAAGCACAGTTCGCACCGGTACACGTTGCCGATCCCCGCGAGGTTCCGCTGGTCGAGCAGGGCCAGGCCGATGGGCCGGTCGGGCTGTTCGAGCAGCCGGCGCAGCGCCTCGTCCGGGTCCCAGTCGGGCCCGAGCAGGTCGGGTCCCAGGTAGCCGACGGCCTCCTCCTCGTCGGCGCGTGCGATCACGCGGAGGAACCCGAGCTCGAACCCGACGACGACGGCGTCCTCCGTCTCCAGGATGCACCGCGCCTTGAAGGCGGGCCGGCGCCACTTCTCCCCGTGCGCGTAGACGTGCCAGAGCCCCTCCATCTTCAGGTGCGAATGGATGTCCCACCCGTCGTCGCCCCCGCCGCGGATCAGGAGGTGCTTGCCGCGGGCGACGGCCTCCTGCACGGTGTCACCGGTGAAGTCCACGGTGGCGAACTTGGGCACGCGGATGTCGCACCGTGTGAGCTGCTTCCCCGCGAGGGCACGGTGCAGCTCACGGGCTGCCCGCCAGACGGTATCCCCCTCAGGCACGGATCCTCAACCCCCGCGGCGTGGTGTAGAAGCCGGCGTCGGCCAGGGCGCGGCCGATGTCCGTGTCCAGGATCTCCCCGCCGTTCACCTTCTCGAGCGCCATCTTGTCCGCGGCACCGCGGCGGATGATCGTGACCAGGGCCAGCGCGGCCGCGCGCAGCACCGCGGTGTCCTCGGTGAAGGCCAGCAGGGTCTTCCCGCCGCGCTCCACGTAGAGGGCGAGGGCGCCGTCCACGAGCACCACCAGGGCACCCGCCTTCCGCCCGGCGCGGTGCCCGCCGTCGGCCTGGGGCCAGCTCAGCGCGGCACCGTAGGGGTTGGCGGGGTCGGTGGCCGCGAGGGCCACGGCCTTCAGGGGCGGGGCCTCCCCGCCGAGGACGTCCTGGGCGGTGGGCAGCTGGTTGTCCGCACTGAACGAGCGCAGGCGGTCCACCGTGGCGGGGACGGCGAACTGGGCGGCGCCGAGGTGCTCGATGAAGTACCCCCGACGGCACCGGCCCATCTCCTCGAGGCGCGCCAGCACCTTGTACATGAGTCCGAAACCGCCCGGGATGCCTTCCTGCCCGACGGCGCCGCGCGTGACGACCCCGTACCGGTCCAGCAGGAGCTCCGCCGTGGCATGGGCGTGCAGCGTGGTCTCCGGTTCGACCCCGGGCAGCATGTTCCAGCGCCCGGCGGCCAGGGGAGGGGTGGGCCGCTGGTAGCTCCCGCCGTCGTCGGTCGCCGCGCTCAGGCGCATGGAGGCCCCGGTGAGGGACTTGCCCGGCGCCCGGCCGAGCCGCCCCGCCCGTGACGTCCGTGCGCGGGCCGGGACCGGCTTCTGCTTGTGCGCCGTCTTGCCGTGGGCGAGAAGCGCGCGCACCGGCGTGAAGGTGTCGTTGCTGATCCGGCCCGCCCACACCAGATCCCACAGCGCGGTGACGACGGCCGTGTCCGGAGTGGCCTCCTGCACGTCGAGCAGGTTGGTGAGCTGCCGCAGGAAGAAGCCGCCCCCGCCGGCCAGCAGGTCCAGCAGGGCCGTATGGAGCGCGCTGGGCTCGAAGGCCGGATCGGGCCGCAGGGTCAGGGGTGCGTTCTCGGCGAGGTGGAGGGCGATCCAACCGTCGTTGCCCGCGAGGGACCCCGCACCGGACCACAGCACCTCGCCTGTCGCGGTCAGTTCGTCGAGCATGGCGGGCGCGTAGTTCGCGACGCGCTGCGCCAGGATGAGCGGCTCCCATGCCGAGGCGGGGATCGGCACACCCGAGAGCTGGTCGATGACCGTGATCACGCCGTCGAGGCCGCGCAGGCTGGAGCCGATGTGCTGCCAGGCGGGCAGGAACCGACCGTAGGCCGCCGGGTCC
This genomic interval from Arthrobacter agilis contains the following:
- a CDS encoding RluA family pseudouridine synthase, with amino-acid sequence MRSPLPVRNGVNATRLRLPAEGPWATALEYILDRFDHVDPDGIGERFDRGEVVALGGEVLTRSTPLGEHTFVWYYRELPVEERLPVELSVLHRDEHLLVVDKPHFLPTTPGGMYVAESALVRLRVGLDLPDLIPMHRLDRMTAGILMFSVDPETRGAYQLLFENRRISKEYRAVAPVRPELHLDTEPLDVRSRIVKSRTYLLAQEVEGPANTHTTVSLLDQREDRGLYRLQPHTGKTHQLRLHMASLGLGIINDPFYPVLHPQAPDDYTRPLQLLAHSIAFRDPLTGAERQFESGLTLSEFA
- a CDS encoding Fpg/Nei family DNA glycosylase, which produces MPEGDTVWRAARELHRALAGKQLTRCDIRVPKFATVDFTGDTVQEAVARGKHLLIRGGGDDGWDIHSHLKMEGLWHVYAHGEKWRRPAFKARCILETEDAVVVGFELGFLRVIARADEEEAVGYLGPDLLGPDWDPDEALRRLLEQPDRPIGLALLDQRNLAGIGNVYRCELCFLAGVHPLTPTGEVPNLPRMVELSKKLLEANKARTTRATTGQLRGNTLWVYGRSRRGCLRCGTPVALEQLGDRETELRELYYCPHCQPRLETPAGAALP
- a CDS encoding DedA family protein, whose protein sequence is MELPGTDIPAPLYLLVMFAVIFVDVVLPVVPSELLVIGAGTMSAHSRLLLPFAVVTTFAGSWLGDVAIFLLFRRRLTHFLDRFRWGRSIHRGLRSAIEKAGTSPTYAAVVAVRFLPGGRTASVAAAGIAELPFRPFMLAAAAGGVLWTAWLIGLGFVAGASTGLPTGVSALLGMAVGTLVGAITAATLAVKKHRKATKAHEHPEDPGTPAP